Proteins encoded within one genomic window of Sphingomonas cannabina:
- a CDS encoding 1,2-dihydroxy-3-keto-5-methylthiopentene dioxygenase, which yields MTRLRRYDEQDGASPELDTEDPAVIADALATIGARFERWPLRAVATDASDADVLATYAPEIDRLRAEGGYQSVDIVRMRPDHPDRAALRTKFLDEHRHSEDEVRFFVEGEGLFTLHEGGKVHALLCTAGDLISVPAGMRHWFDMGPAPRFAAIRLFINSDGWVAQMTGDDIASHFPRHEPVAA from the coding sequence ATGACCCGCCTTCGCCGCTACGACGAGCAGGACGGCGCCTCGCCCGAGCTCGATACCGAGGATCCTGCGGTCATCGCTGACGCGCTGGCGACGATCGGCGCGCGCTTCGAACGCTGGCCGCTGCGCGCGGTCGCCACGGATGCGAGCGACGCCGATGTGCTCGCCACCTATGCGCCGGAGATCGACCGGCTGCGCGCGGAAGGCGGCTATCAGTCGGTCGACATCGTCCGGATGCGGCCCGACCACCCCGACCGCGCGGCGCTCCGCACCAAGTTCCTCGACGAGCACCGCCATTCGGAGGACGAGGTGCGCTTCTTCGTCGAGGGCGAAGGACTGTTCACGCTGCACGAGGGCGGCAAGGTCCATGCGCTGCTGTGCACGGCCGGCGACCTCATCTCGGTGCCGGCGGGGATGCGCCACTGGTTCGACATGGGGCCCGCGCCGCGCTTCGCCGCGATCCGGCTGTTCATCAACTCGGACGGCTGGGTGGCGCAGATGACCGGCGACGACATCGCCAGCCATTTCCCGCGCCACGAGCCGGTCGCGGCGTGA
- a CDS encoding aminotransferase — protein MNPVYAALGTTIFEEMSARARASGAVNLGQGFPDGPGPEPVLRAAAAALTERSNQYPPMLGLAELRQAVADHYRRHQDLDLAPEEVIVTSGATEALAAAILALVTPGDEVLLIQPLYDAYLPLVERAGGVPRLIRLEPPEWQVSEAMLEAAAGPRTRLLILNNPVNPLGTAMGEEELAVIARFCVAHDVIAVCDEVWEHVVFDGARHRPLLGFPGMRERTVKIGSAGKIFALTGWKVGWMCAAPALARGLSRAHQFLTFTTPPNLQWAVAEGLAHHGGWIEAASAGFQRSRDRLAKGLAGLGLVTTHSAATYFLSIDLAASGIAMDDRAFCEWMLEGAGVAGIPISAFYAEAPVAHLVRLCFAKEDATLDEALRRLAVALPRLEDRR, from the coding sequence ATGAACCCCGTCTATGCCGCGCTCGGCACCACGATCTTCGAGGAGATGTCGGCGCGGGCGCGGGCGAGCGGGGCGGTCAACCTGGGGCAGGGCTTTCCCGACGGCCCCGGGCCCGAGCCGGTGCTGCGCGCGGCTGCGGCGGCGCTGACCGAGCGGTCGAACCAATATCCGCCGATGCTGGGGCTTGCCGAGCTGCGGCAGGCGGTCGCCGATCATTATCGGCGCCATCAGGACCTCGATCTCGCGCCCGAGGAGGTGATCGTCACCTCCGGCGCCACCGAAGCGCTGGCGGCGGCGATCCTGGCGCTGGTGACGCCGGGCGACGAAGTGCTGCTGATCCAGCCGCTCTACGACGCCTATCTGCCGCTGGTCGAGCGCGCGGGCGGGGTGCCGCGGCTGATCCGGCTGGAGCCGCCCGAGTGGCAGGTGAGCGAGGCGATGCTGGAAGCGGCGGCGGGCCCGCGCACGCGTCTCCTGATCCTCAACAACCCGGTCAATCCGCTCGGTACCGCGATGGGCGAGGAGGAGCTGGCGGTGATCGCCCGCTTCTGCGTCGCGCACGACGTGATCGCTGTGTGCGACGAGGTGTGGGAGCATGTCGTGTTCGACGGCGCCCGGCACCGGCCGCTGCTCGGCTTTCCGGGGATGCGCGAGCGGACGGTCAAGATCGGTTCGGCAGGCAAGATCTTCGCGCTGACCGGCTGGAAGGTCGGCTGGATGTGCGCGGCACCGGCGCTGGCGCGGGGGCTGTCGCGGGCGCACCAGTTCCTGACCTTCACCACGCCTCCCAACCTGCAATGGGCGGTGGCGGAGGGGCTCGCGCATCATGGCGGCTGGATCGAGGCGGCGAGCGCCGGCTTCCAGCGCTCGCGCGATCGGTTGGCGAAGGGGCTGGCCGGGCTGGGGCTCGTCACGACGCACAGTGCGGCCACCTATTTCCTGTCGATCGACCTTGCCGCCTCGGGCATCGCGATGGACGACCGCGCCTTCTGCGAATGGATGCTGGAGGGGGCCGGCGTGGCGGGCATCCCGATCTCCGCCTTCTATG
- the mtnC gene encoding acireductone synthase → MTHLPRAVLLDVEGTTSSIAFVADVLFPYARTHLADFVARHPAETAPLLNQVRAEAPEDDPIATLLRWIDEDRKATPLKTLQGMIWAEGYADGTLKGHVYPDTVEALRRWREAGIAVHIYSSGSVAAQKQLFAHSIAGDLTPLLSGHFDTHVGAKREPGSYRAIADALGLAPGGILFVSDVAAETDAAREAGFAALLIDRDSDAGDVASLAEVLP, encoded by the coding sequence GTGACCCATCTTCCCCGCGCCGTGCTCCTCGACGTCGAGGGCACGACCAGCAGCATCGCCTTCGTCGCCGACGTGCTGTTTCCCTATGCCCGCACGCATCTCGCCGATTTCGTCGCGCGGCATCCGGCGGAGACGGCCCCGCTGCTGAACCAGGTGCGCGCCGAAGCGCCGGAAGACGACCCGATCGCCACGCTGCTCCGCTGGATCGACGAGGACCGCAAGGCCACGCCGCTCAAGACGCTGCAGGGAATGATCTGGGCGGAGGGCTATGCCGACGGCACGCTCAAGGGCCATGTCTATCCCGACACGGTCGAGGCGCTGCGGCGCTGGCGCGAGGCCGGCATCGCCGTGCACATCTATTCGTCGGGCTCGGTCGCCGCGCAGAAGCAGCTGTTCGCGCACAGCATCGCCGGCGACCTCACGCCGCTTCTGTCGGGCCATTTCGACACGCACGTCGGCGCCAAGCGCGAGCCGGGGTCCTATCGCGCGATCGCCGACGCGCTGGGTCTGGCGCCGGGGGGCATATTGTTCGTCTCCGACGTCGCGGCCGAGACCGATGCGGCGCGCGAGGCCGGTTTCGCGGCGCTGCTGA
- the mtnB gene encoding methylthioribulose 1-phosphate dehydratase → MPEPLPADVTPLDQMSAVTALIAVGERFDRRGLAAATSGNHSVRLSDGSIAITRSGRHKGRLTPSDFMRVNAAGTAIDEGRPSAETGLHLMLYRLFPATGAVLHWHSPNAVGLSRAEPRAGRWAFEGQEMLKAFPGITTHETRRSLPVVDNSQDMAVIAAAVAPALTERDTLPVFMIRSHGLYAWGKDVEEAERIAEAIEWLIAADLAERSFRMRI, encoded by the coding sequence ATGCCCGAACCCCTGCCCGCCGACGTGACTCCCCTCGACCAGATGAGCGCCGTGACAGCCCTGATCGCCGTCGGCGAGCGCTTCGACCGGCGCGGCCTCGCCGCCGCCACCTCCGGCAACCATTCGGTGCGGCTGTCGGACGGCAGCATCGCGATCACCCGCTCGGGCCGGCACAAGGGGCGCCTGACGCCCTCCGACTTCATGCGCGTCAACGCCGCCGGCACCGCCATCGACGAGGGCCGCCCCTCGGCCGAGACCGGGCTGCACCTGATGCTCTACCGGCTGTTTCCGGCGACCGGCGCGGTGCTGCACTGGCATTCGCCCAACGCCGTCGGCCTCAGCCGCGCCGAGCCGCGCGCCGGCCGCTGGGCGTTCGAGGGCCAGGAGATGCTGAAGGCCTTCCCCGGCATCACCACGCACGAGACGCGGCGCAGCCTGCCGGTGGTCGACAACAGCCAGGACATGGCAGTGATCGCCGCGGCGGTCGCGCCGGCGCTTACCGAGCGCGACACGCTGCCGGTCTTCATGATCCGCAGCCACGGCCTCTATGCCTGGGGCAAGGATGTCGAAGAGGCCGAGCGCATCGCCGAGGCGATCGAATGGCTGATCGCCGCCGATCTCGCCGAGCGCAGCTTCCGCATGAGGATATAA